A single Paratractidigestivibacter faecalis DNA region contains:
- a CDS encoding PTS mannose/fructose/sorbose/N-acetylgalactosamine transporter subunit IIC, whose protein sequence is MEYSVIQVALVFVVTFIAAIDQFSFLESLYQPIVTGMVVGLILGDVTTGLIVGGTYQLMTIGNMPIGGAQPPNAVVGGIMAAVLAISLDLDPNAAVAMAIPFSLLGQYGVTLIFTIMSPLMSKADQYAAEANPKGIEHINYLAMCLLGLIFGVVVTLFFIGGATMGQAVVNAIPKWLSAGLSAAGGMMRFVGFGILLKFMMSRDMWGFYFMGFGLALVVANIPALATPALLILAFIGFGIAFWDFQQQTELKGAVALEDGGEEDGI, encoded by the coding sequence ATGGAATACTCAGTCATCCAGGTCGCACTGGTCTTCGTGGTCACGTTCATCGCGGCTATCGATCAGTTCAGCTTCCTCGAGTCTCTGTATCAGCCGATCGTCACTGGCATGGTGGTCGGCCTCATCCTGGGCGATGTCACCACCGGCCTCATCGTTGGCGGCACCTACCAGCTGATGACCATCGGTAACATGCCGATTGGAGGTGCCCAGCCCCCCAACGCCGTCGTCGGCGGCATCATGGCTGCGGTGCTCGCGATCTCCCTGGACCTCGACCCGAACGCGGCCGTTGCGATGGCCATTCCGTTCTCGCTCCTGGGCCAGTACGGCGTGACCCTGATCTTCACCATCATGTCCCCCCTGATGTCCAAGGCCGATCAGTACGCTGCTGAGGCCAACCCCAAGGGCATTGAGCACATCAACTACCTCGCCATGTGCCTCCTCGGCCTCATCTTCGGCGTCGTCGTCACCCTGTTCTTCATCGGTGGCGCCACCATGGGCCAGGCCGTCGTCAACGCCATCCCCAAATGGCTCTCCGCTGGCCTCTCCGCCGCCGGTGGCATGATGCGCTTTGTGGGCTTCGGCATCCTGCTCAAGTTTATGATGAGCCGCGATATGTGGGGCTTCTACTTCATGGGCTTCGGCCTCGCCCTCGTCGTGGCCAACATCCCGGCCCTTGCCACCCCTGCTCTGCTCATCCTGGCCTTCATCGGCTTCGGCATCGCTTTCTGGGACTTCCAGCAGCAGACCGAGCTGAAGGGTGCCGTTGCTCTTGAGGACGGAGGTGAGGAGGATGGCATCTAA
- a CDS encoding PTS system mannose/fructose/sorbose family transporter subunit IID translates to MASNATTYKNLTPAPDLDQKTLNKMAWRSCFLQASFNYERMQAAGWLYSILPGLEKIHTDKDDLATSMTHNMEFFNIHPFLVTFAMGICLSLEQNKADIPTIRAVRVSLMGPLGGIGDALFWMTLVPILAGITSQMAIAGNIAGPIIFLLIFNIIQFAIRFGLMNWSYKMGTQAIDALMDNMKAFTRAASILGVFVVGCLTVTMGGTQIALTIPNGSSESYVAHTAVVSNDEVSDFEVISKNDEGVTTSGMVDAEGNALKTVDAEGNKVVAGATDLGNGMSEITYMEMVETPVTVDFASILDSICPKLIPLALVMLLYYLFAKHNFTPMKGIVLMLVLGIVGGFFGIWA, encoded by the coding sequence ATGGCATCTAACGCCACGACCTATAAGAACCTCACGCCGGCTCCTGATCTCGATCAGAAGACCCTGAACAAGATGGCCTGGCGCTCCTGCTTCCTGCAGGCGTCCTTCAACTACGAGCGCATGCAGGCCGCTGGCTGGCTGTACTCCATCCTCCCGGGCCTGGAGAAGATCCACACCGACAAGGATGACCTTGCCACCTCCATGACCCACAACATGGAGTTCTTCAACATCCACCCGTTCCTGGTCACGTTCGCCATGGGCATCTGCCTGTCCCTTGAGCAGAACAAGGCCGACATCCCGACCATCCGCGCCGTCCGCGTCTCCCTCATGGGCCCGCTTGGCGGCATCGGCGACGCCCTCTTCTGGATGACCCTCGTGCCCATCCTGGCCGGCATTACCTCCCAGATGGCCATCGCTGGCAACATCGCCGGCCCAATCATCTTCCTGCTCATCTTCAACATCATCCAGTTCGCCATCCGCTTTGGCCTGATGAACTGGTCCTACAAGATGGGCACCCAGGCGATCGACGCCCTCATGGACAACATGAAGGCGTTCACCCGTGCGGCCTCCATCCTCGGCGTCTTCGTCGTTGGCTGCCTGACCGTCACCATGGGCGGCACCCAGATCGCCCTGACCATCCCCAACGGCTCTTCTGAGTCCTACGTGGCGCACACCGCCGTCGTCTCCAACGACGAGGTCTCCGACTTCGAGGTCATCTCGAAGAACGATGAGGGCGTCACCACGTCCGGCATGGTCGACGCCGAGGGCAACGCCCTCAAGACTGTCGATGCCGAGGGCAACAAGGTCGTCGCCGGCGCTACCGACCTGGGCAACGGCATGAGCGAGATCACCTACATGGAGATGGTGGAGACCCCGGTCACCGTTGACTTCGCCTCCATCCTCGACAGCATCTGCCCGAAGCTCATCCCGCTCGCGCTCGTCATGCTGCTCTACTACCTCTTCGCCAAGCACAACTTCACGCCTATGAAGGGCATCGTCCTCATGCTCGTCCTGGGCATCGTTGGCGGGTTCTTCGGAATCTGGGCTTAG
- a CDS encoding GntR family transcriptional regulator: MGTGARKQPLYDQLVDVLTDKIENELELGDMLPSERELTIRYGVSRTTVRLALRELEDMGLVVRRHGKGTFVASNSRKPADLAGTYSFTEQMRSMGREPRSQVLEFEVREATKFLAAQMGVSLGQRVYRMRRLRLADDVPIMVERTYLPAAQFIGLTRERLSSKPLYDVVEQEYNQKIKVAEEAFSARAANADEARLLEIGEGDPVLHLVRTTYNDKNEIIEYTRSVARADQFEYTIKHVRG; the protein is encoded by the coding sequence GTGGGTACGGGGGCAAGGAAGCAGCCGCTGTACGACCAGCTCGTTGACGTCTTGACCGACAAGATCGAGAACGAGCTCGAGCTGGGAGACATGCTGCCCTCTGAGCGCGAGCTCACCATTCGCTATGGGGTCTCTCGCACTACGGTGCGCCTGGCGCTGCGCGAGCTCGAGGACATGGGACTTGTGGTGCGCAGGCATGGCAAGGGGACGTTCGTCGCTAGCAACTCGAGGAAGCCGGCCGACCTTGCCGGCACCTACAGCTTCACGGAGCAAATGAGAAGCATGGGCCGAGAGCCCAGAAGCCAGGTGCTCGAGTTCGAGGTGCGCGAGGCCACCAAGTTCCTGGCCGCCCAGATGGGCGTGAGCCTGGGTCAGCGCGTTTATCGCATGCGCCGCCTGCGCCTGGCGGACGACGTGCCCATCATGGTTGAGCGTACCTATCTGCCGGCGGCGCAGTTCATCGGCCTCACGCGCGAGCGCCTTTCCAGCAAACCGCTTTACGACGTGGTGGAGCAGGAGTACAACCAGAAAATCAAGGTCGCCGAGGAGGCCTTCAGCGCCCGCGCCGCCAACGCGGACGAGGCGAGGCTCCTGGAGATAGGGGAGGGCGACCCGGTCCTGCACCTGGTTCGCACCACCTACAACGACAAGAACGAGATCATCGAGTACACCCGCAGCGTCGCGCGGGCTGACCAGTTTGAGTACACCATCAAACACGTGCGCGGATAG